A genomic stretch from Petrimonas mucosa includes:
- the lepB gene encoding signal peptidase I encodes MSAADKHQWIWFGVWTLITLLFTAWAGILWILLFTLLFFDIYITKFVPWSWWKRARNKTVRKTMEWVDAILFALIAVYFINTFFFQNYQIPTSSLEKSLLVGDFLAVSKISYGPRAPMTPLSFPLAQHTMPLIGGKSYIDKPQWKYRRLKGVGEVKRNDIVVFNFPAGDTVALNQQGVDFYTLSKYNSNGSAGIRSDRRTYGEVVFRPVDRRENYVKRCIGLPGETIELRDDSVFIDGKLIPSPELSQLTYMIHTDGTVISEQIFQELGINKDDYLIPNSYGQFSLKMQDLTGIDSLTMAHSGLQRRNGNNGRIFYNIPLTSSMVAKLKEKPFVWEVIKEVEQPGSGYYYPVNYPTNWTRADFGPLWIPKRGATITFDTDVAFKAAAYERCIKNYEGNDFAFRDGKVYINGEQADAYTFKMDYYFMMGDNRHNSADSRVWGFVPEDHIVGQPMLIWLSLEKDKGWLNGKIRWNRLFRSAKK; translated from the coding sequence ATTTCCGCTGCCGACAAGCACCAATGGATATGGTTCGGCGTATGGACGCTCATCACCCTGCTCTTTACTGCCTGGGCCGGCATCCTGTGGATCTTGCTCTTCACTCTGCTTTTTTTCGACATATATATCACTAAATTCGTGCCTTGGTCGTGGTGGAAAAGAGCCAGGAACAAGACAGTACGGAAGACGATGGAGTGGGTGGATGCGATCCTGTTTGCACTGATAGCGGTTTACTTCATCAACACCTTTTTCTTCCAGAACTACCAGATCCCGACCTCCTCACTCGAGAAGTCGCTGCTGGTGGGTGATTTTCTTGCGGTCAGCAAAATAAGCTACGGACCCCGCGCACCCATGACCCCCCTGTCATTCCCGTTGGCCCAGCATACGATGCCACTAATCGGAGGCAAATCGTACATCGACAAGCCGCAGTGGAAATACCGGCGACTGAAGGGAGTCGGCGAGGTAAAACGCAACGACATCGTGGTGTTCAATTTCCCAGCCGGAGATACGGTTGCCCTCAACCAGCAGGGTGTCGACTTCTATACCCTCTCCAAATATAACTCCAATGGAAGCGCAGGAATACGTTCCGACCGGAGAACATACGGCGAAGTGGTCTTTCGGCCGGTAGACAGGCGCGAGAACTATGTGAAACGCTGTATCGGCCTTCCGGGTGAAACCATCGAGCTGCGCGACGATAGCGTCTTTATTGACGGGAAACTGATTCCCAGTCCGGAACTATCGCAGTTGACCTATATGATCCACACGGACGGGACGGTTATTTCGGAGCAGATCTTCCAAGAGTTGGGTATCAACAAGGATGACTATCTGATACCGAATAGCTATGGACAATTCTCTCTCAAGATGCAGGATTTGACCGGCATCGACAGCCTGACCATGGCCCATTCCGGACTGCAACGGCGGAACGGCAACAACGGCAGGATCTTCTACAACATCCCGTTGACCAGCTCCATGGTTGCAAAACTGAAAGAGAAACCTTTCGTATGGGAGGTGATTAAAGAGGTGGAACAGCCCGGATCCGGTTATTACTACCCCGTCAACTATCCCACCAACTGGACCCGCGCCGACTTCGGACCGCTATGGATTCCGAAGAGAGGGGCCACCATCACGTTCGATACCGATGTGGCGTTTAAAGCGGCAGCATACGAACGTTGTATCAAGAATTACGAAGGTAACGATTTTGCCTTCCGCGACGGGAAAGTATATATCAACGGGGAGCAGGCGGATGCATACACCTTCAAGATGGATTACTACTTCATGATGGGCGACAACCGGCACAACTCTGCCGATTCGCGCGTATGGGGGTTTGTCCCTGAAGACCATATCGTAGGCCAACCCATGCTGATATGGCTCTCGCTGGAGAAGGACAAGGGATGGCTGAACGGAAAGATCAGGTGGAACAGGCTCTTTAGAAGCGCAAAAAAATGA
- a CDS encoding TlpA disulfide reductase family protein: MMKRISYILLIALSIMACRPTGKSDGFTLTGTVPAGFTGKVYLQEYKNRKYIDLDSAEISEGRFIFTGILAEPAVYTITSSQKSKRIQLFLDNGPLDLEVTDDWEVALLKGSEEAEMFHRMLPVMAKGTASPDSLLLANPASSAALYFLNRNIYKYDYERLKLIRKQLSASLNSHSYMKELEENLARLENVLPGKVAPDFALPTVSGDTLSLSSLRGEYLLVDFWASWCPDCRKASPTLVELHERFKDKNLTIVGVSIDEERSRWLNAIEKDGLAWQQVISEGGWNSNELKAYAVRWLPTSYLIDPEGVIVAKSIEVSRLIPQIEALLN, translated from the coding sequence ATGATGAAAAGGATCTCATATATTCTTCTGATCGCACTGTCGATCATGGCGTGCCGGCCGACCGGAAAGAGTGACGGTTTCACGCTTACAGGGACGGTTCCGGCCGGGTTTACCGGGAAGGTCTACCTGCAGGAGTATAAGAACAGGAAATATATCGACCTCGATTCCGCAGAGATATCGGAAGGGAGATTCATCTTTACGGGTATTCTGGCTGAACCTGCAGTCTATACGATAACATCGTCACAAAAGTCGAAAAGGATCCAGCTTTTCCTGGATAATGGTCCATTGGATCTGGAGGTGACGGACGATTGGGAGGTCGCACTCCTCAAGGGATCGGAAGAGGCGGAGATGTTTCACCGGATGTTACCCGTGATGGCGAAAGGAACAGCGAGTCCCGACAGCCTCCTGCTGGCCAATCCGGCATCTTCGGCGGCACTCTATTTTCTGAACCGAAATATCTACAAATATGATTATGAGAGGCTGAAACTTATCCGCAAACAGCTCTCAGCCTCATTGAACAGCCACTCATACATGAAGGAGCTGGAGGAGAACCTGGCCCGTTTGGAAAATGTACTTCCCGGAAAGGTCGCTCCCGATTTCGCACTCCCGACCGTTTCGGGTGATACGCTCTCACTGAGTTCATTGCGGGGAGAGTATCTGTTGGTAGATTTCTGGGCCTCCTGGTGTCCCGATTGCCGGAAAGCGAGCCCCACACTGGTTGAACTCCATGAACGGTTCAAAGATAAGAACCTCACTATTGTCGGGGTATCGATCGATGAGGAGAGAAGCCGTTGGCTGAATGCTATTGAAAAGGATGGCCTGGCCTGGCAGCAGGTAATCTCCGAGGGTGGATGGAACAGCAACGAGCTGAAAGCGTATGCGGTACGCTGGCTACCGACAAGCTACCTGATTGACCCGGAAGGGGTAATTGTTGCGAAAAGCATCGAGGTGAGCCGGCTGATACCGCAGATCGAGGCGCTACTCAACTGA
- the guaA gene encoding glutamine-hydrolyzing GMP synthase, with protein sequence MHDKIIILDFGSQTTQLIGRRVRELNTYCEIVPFNKFPFEDETVKGVILSGSPFSVNDETAFKTDLRKIRRNYPVLGICYGAQWIAYSSGGAVEKSDSREYGRAHLSVKEPEDLLLGNIPQLSQVWMSHGDTIVRIPEDFSVIASTEEVEIAAYKVKDEPTWGVQFHPEVFHTEQGTRILDNFLTICGCRRDWTPASFIESTVAELKETLGDDKVILALSGGVDSSVVAVLLNKAIGKNLTCIFVNHGLLRKNEFETVLENYEHLGLNVIGVDARERFYRELAGVTDPEQKRKIIGKGFIDLFEEEAGKLKEIKWLAQGTIYPDIIESLSITGTVIKSHHNVGGLPEKMNLKLCEPLRLLFKDEVRKIGLELGMKPHLIYRHPFPGPGLGIRILGDITPEKVRIAQDADDIFISNLRDAGLYDKVWQAGAILLPVQSVGVMGDERTYENTVALRAVTSTDAMTADWAHLPYEFLAKVSSEIINKVKGVNRVVYDISSKPPATIEWE encoded by the coding sequence ATGCACGATAAAATAATTATCCTCGATTTCGGTTCCCAGACAACACAGCTTATCGGTCGTCGGGTGCGTGAACTGAATACCTATTGCGAAATTGTCCCTTTCAACAAATTTCCGTTCGAAGACGAGACGGTGAAAGGTGTAATTCTTTCAGGAAGCCCGTTCTCGGTAAATGATGAGACAGCCTTCAAAACCGATCTCCGCAAGATCCGGCGCAACTATCCGGTATTGGGTATCTGCTACGGGGCACAGTGGATTGCCTACTCATCCGGTGGGGCAGTAGAGAAGAGCGATAGCCGTGAATATGGGAGAGCCCACCTGAGCGTGAAGGAGCCGGAAGATCTGCTCTTGGGGAATATCCCGCAACTTTCACAAGTGTGGATGTCGCACGGGGATACTATCGTGCGGATTCCGGAAGATTTTTCGGTCATCGCTTCCACCGAAGAGGTGGAGATCGCCGCTTACAAGGTAAAGGATGAACCGACTTGGGGGGTGCAGTTCCATCCCGAAGTATTTCATACGGAGCAGGGAACCAGGATTCTCGATAATTTCCTCACCATCTGCGGATGCAGGAGAGACTGGACGCCCGCCTCATTCATTGAATCAACCGTAGCTGAACTGAAAGAGACGCTGGGAGACGACAAGGTGATCCTGGCCCTCTCGGGGGGGGTGGATTCCTCCGTGGTTGCCGTCTTGCTGAACAAGGCAATAGGAAAGAATCTGACCTGCATCTTCGTCAATCATGGACTGCTGCGCAAAAATGAGTTCGAAACCGTACTTGAGAATTATGAGCACCTGGGACTGAACGTGATCGGTGTAGATGCCCGTGAACGCTTCTACCGGGAGTTGGCAGGGGTGACCGACCCTGAACAGAAGCGGAAGATTATCGGAAAAGGATTTATCGATCTCTTCGAGGAGGAGGCCGGTAAGCTGAAAGAGATCAAGTGGCTGGCACAGGGGACGATCTACCCCGATATCATCGAGTCGCTTTCCATTACTGGAACCGTTATCAAAAGCCATCACAATGTGGGAGGTCTTCCCGAGAAGATGAACCTGAAACTGTGCGAACCGTTGCGGTTGCTCTTTAAGGATGAAGTGAGGAAGATTGGACTGGAGCTCGGCATGAAGCCGCATCTGATTTATCGCCACCCCTTCCCCGGCCCCGGATTGGGTATCCGGATCCTGGGCGATATCACACCGGAAAAGGTGCGTATCGCACAGGATGCTGACGATATTTTCATCTCGAACCTCAGGGATGCCGGGCTCTACGACAAGGTGTGGCAGGCTGGAGCCATTCTTCTGCCGGTGCAATCGGTGGGAGTGATGGGTGACGAACGGACATACGAAAACACCGTTGCTTTGCGTGCCGTAACCTCAACCGACGCCATGACGGCCGATTGGGCTCATCTTCCGTATGAATTCCTGGCAAAGGTGTCGAGCGAGATCATCAATAAGGTAAAAGGGGTGAACCGTGTGGTCTACGATATCTCGTCGAAACCGCCGGCAACCATAGAATGGGAATAG
- a CDS encoding HD family phosphohydrolase, with translation MNQKSKRKFRLKTHIFVPTLFILAIALVTLLFPRQGDFRYSFSEGKPWQYGLLTAPFDFPIYKPVEQLKAERDSILRFYEPYYTIDEEVEKNAIAEFDADVNLNTKLSNLPPDYILYLRNGLQKIYRSGIMRSDDYDKIFASETQSLRLKKGNLAESKSVEMFSTIKSAYEQLLDNTPKGMDVELIRMADINRYLRENIVYDASTSEKAREEFIQQVSPSSGMVQAGERIIDQGEIVNAQTYKVLNSLKRVTEERSGRTGKNGWMIFGQLILVLLQFGAFYAFLLFFRPNEFRNRKNATFMMLVINTFVALTAITCQLNLFNVYIIPYAIVTILIRTFIDSRTALFASLITIVLCSLMVPFPFEFIVIQIAVAMVSIIMLKELSERYQLIRSSFFILLAYSLMYIGLVMHQEGNINKIDPVVFIYFFINFIFILFSYSLVYLIEKSFGFISGVSLIELSNINKPLLKELSEKAPGTFQHSLQVSNLGMAAAMKIGANASLIRTGALYHDIGKMVNPAFFTENQSPRMNPHAGLPFEESARIIINHVKDGVKIAQKNNLPKQIIDFIETHHGTSVPKYFYISWKNANPGKEINEELFHYPGPNPFSKETAIMMMADAVEAASRSLPEYSEESIRNLVETLIDSQVAEGYFKLAPITFRDIAMIKEVFQQKLQTIYHTRIAYPALENPAPSKPESVE, from the coding sequence ATGAACCAGAAATCAAAAAGAAAATTCAGACTGAAAACCCACATTTTTGTCCCGACCCTCTTTATCCTGGCAATTGCGCTGGTCACACTGCTTTTTCCCCGCCAGGGAGATTTCAGGTACTCATTCAGTGAAGGAAAACCTTGGCAATACGGTCTTCTGACCGCTCCGTTCGATTTTCCCATCTATAAACCGGTGGAACAGTTGAAAGCCGAACGCGACAGCATTCTCCGCTTTTACGAGCCCTATTACACCATCGACGAGGAGGTTGAGAAAAATGCCATTGCCGAGTTTGATGCCGACGTCAACCTGAATACCAAACTGAGCAACCTTCCCCCGGACTATATCCTTTACCTCAGAAACGGCCTGCAAAAGATATACCGGTCGGGGATCATGCGCTCGGACGATTACGACAAGATCTTCGCTTCTGAAACACAATCCTTGCGGCTGAAAAAAGGGAACCTGGCCGAATCAAAGAGTGTGGAGATGTTCAGCACCATCAAATCGGCATACGAGCAGCTTCTCGACAATACTCCCAAGGGAATGGACGTTGAACTGATCCGGATGGCGGATATCAACCGGTATCTCCGCGAGAACATTGTCTACGATGCATCCACGTCGGAAAAAGCAAGGGAAGAATTTATCCAGCAAGTATCCCCCTCTTCGGGGATGGTCCAGGCAGGAGAGCGCATCATCGACCAGGGAGAGATTGTCAATGCACAGACCTACAAGGTGTTGAACTCACTGAAGCGGGTAACCGAGGAGCGGAGCGGACGAACCGGCAAAAACGGCTGGATGATTTTCGGACAACTTATACTGGTTCTCCTTCAGTTTGGAGCCTTTTATGCATTTCTGCTCTTTTTCCGTCCGAACGAGTTCCGCAACAGGAAGAATGCCACTTTCATGATGCTGGTAATCAACACATTCGTCGCACTTACGGCAATCACCTGCCAACTCAACCTCTTCAACGTCTATATTATACCCTACGCCATCGTCACCATCCTGATACGCACCTTTATCGACTCCCGCACTGCCCTGTTCGCCAGCCTGATCACCATTGTCCTCTGCTCGCTGATGGTACCTTTCCCCTTCGAGTTTATCGTGATACAGATCGCAGTGGCCATGGTGTCGATCATCATGCTGAAAGAGCTTTCAGAGCGTTACCAGTTGATTCGCAGCTCATTCTTCATATTGCTGGCCTATAGCTTGATGTATATCGGGTTGGTCATGCACCAGGAGGGAAACATCAACAAGATCGATCCGGTTGTTTTCATCTATTTCTTCATCAACTTCATCTTTATCCTCTTTTCCTATTCGCTGGTATACCTTATCGAAAAATCGTTCGGTTTCATTTCGGGAGTAAGCCTGATCGAACTGTCCAATATCAACAAGCCATTACTGAAGGAACTATCGGAAAAGGCTCCGGGAACTTTTCAACATTCGTTGCAGGTCTCCAACCTGGGCATGGCCGCCGCAATGAAAATCGGAGCCAATGCCTCCCTGATAAGAACCGGTGCGCTCTATCACGATATCGGGAAAATGGTCAATCCCGCCTTCTTTACCGAGAATCAATCGCCCAGAATGAATCCGCATGCGGGACTCCCTTTTGAAGAGAGTGCCAGGATCATTATCAACCACGTGAAGGATGGGGTGAAGATTGCACAAAAAAATAACCTGCCGAAGCAGATTATCGACTTTATCGAGACACATCACGGAACGAGCGTGCCCAAATATTTCTATATCTCCTGGAAGAATGCCAATCCCGGAAAAGAGATCAACGAAGAGCTGTTCCACTACCCCGGCCCCAATCCTTTTTCGAAAGAGACCGCCATCATGATGATGGCCGATGCGGTGGAGGCTGCATCAAGAAGTCTGCCCGAATACAGCGAAGAGAGCATCCGAAATCTGGTGGAGACACTGATCGACTCGCAAGTGGCAGAAGGGTACTTCAAACTGGCCCCCATCACTTTCCGCGACATTGCAATGATAAAGGAGGTCTTCCAGCAGAAACTCCAGACCATCTACCATACGCGTATCGCCTATCCTGCGCTGGAAAACCCGGCTCCATCCAAGCCGGAATCAGTTGAGTAG
- a CDS encoding GH92 family glycosyl hydrolase has protein sequence MKQSLNRIFAVSLLFAGCLLFSCTSRLKEPAMEPVDYVNPYMGNISHLLVPTFPTVHMPYSMLRVYPERRDFTGDLLEGLPIIVTSHRGSSAFNLSPFSRKDHGLKPVIAYHYDNEEITPYSYSVYLEEEGVAVEYGLSRQSAIYELSFEEGDEIGIVLNSRRGELSWDGTALSGYQLIENNTKVYLYLLPEQPPLSVSALKNNELTGETSVSGRNASLVMHFPSNLGKVVLRYGVSFIDEVQARKNLEREVAEKSLESVRKEGRKLWNDELGKIKVSGGTEDDRVVFYTSLYRTFERPVSISEDGRYFSAFDGKVHVDSGRPFYTDDWIWDSYRAHHPLRVIIDPKREEDILNSFVLMAGQMEHFWMPTFPEITGDSRRMNSNHGIASVLDAHMKGLGNFDLEKAYLAGKGAVMEKTLAPWSGKPAGELDRFYREHGYIPALREGEEETIPEVHGFERRQPVAVTLGTAYDQWCLAQLARELGRTEEHDYFMNCSFNYRNLFHPETKFFHPKDDSGNFIQPFDYRFSGGMGARGYYGENNGWVYRWDVQHNIPDLIDLMGGADEFIRNLDQMFAEPLGKSKYEFFAQLPDHTGNVGQFSMANEPSLHIPYLYNYAGAPWKTQKRIRDLIRQWFRNDLMGLPGDEDGGGMSSFVVFSQMGFYPVTPGLPGYSIGSPFFDRVEIDLGNGKIFEIEALNNSPENKYIQSATLNGKALDRSWIEHEEIAAGGRLVFVMGNRPNREWGLGE, from the coding sequence ATGAAACAATCATTGAACAGGATCTTTGCCGTCAGCTTGTTGTTTGCAGGCTGCCTGCTCTTCTCTTGCACGTCACGCCTGAAGGAACCGGCAATGGAGCCGGTCGACTATGTCAATCCCTATATGGGAAATATCAGTCATCTGCTTGTCCCGACCTTTCCTACCGTTCACATGCCCTACAGCATGTTGAGGGTCTATCCCGAGCGTCGAGACTTTACCGGTGATCTGCTGGAGGGTCTTCCCATCATCGTTACCAGTCACCGGGGGAGCTCGGCATTCAACCTGAGTCCCTTCTCCCGGAAGGATCATGGGCTGAAACCGGTGATTGCCTACCATTACGACAATGAAGAGATAACCCCCTATTCCTATTCCGTCTATCTGGAAGAGGAGGGTGTTGCCGTTGAGTATGGACTCTCTCGCCAGTCCGCCATCTACGAACTCAGTTTTGAGGAGGGTGACGAGATTGGGATCGTGCTCAACTCCCGAAGAGGAGAACTCTCCTGGGACGGAACGGCATTATCGGGGTATCAACTGATAGAGAATAATACGAAAGTTTATCTCTACCTGCTTCCTGAACAGCCTCCGCTAAGTGTCTCCGCACTGAAGAATAACGAGTTGACAGGGGAGACCTCCGTGTCTGGACGGAATGCCAGCCTGGTGATGCATTTCCCTTCCAACCTTGGAAAAGTGGTGTTGCGCTATGGTGTCTCATTTATCGATGAAGTCCAGGCCAGGAAAAACCTGGAGAGGGAGGTGGCGGAGAAGAGTCTGGAGAGTGTCAGGAAGGAGGGTCGGAAGTTGTGGAACGACGAGCTCGGGAAGATCAAGGTCTCCGGAGGAACAGAGGATGACAGGGTGGTATTCTACACATCCCTCTACCGCACTTTTGAGCGTCCCGTCTCCATTTCGGAGGATGGACGTTACTTCAGCGCCTTTGACGGGAAGGTGCATGTCGATTCGGGACGTCCTTTCTATACCGACGACTGGATCTGGGATTCATACAGGGCGCACCATCCCCTGCGTGTGATTATCGACCCGAAGCGGGAGGAGGATATCCTGAACTCTTTTGTATTGATGGCCGGGCAAATGGAACATTTCTGGATGCCTACATTCCCGGAAATCACGGGCGACAGCCGACGGATGAATTCCAATCACGGGATTGCTTCGGTATTGGATGCCCATATGAAGGGGTTGGGCAATTTCGATTTGGAAAAGGCCTACCTTGCCGGCAAGGGTGCCGTTATGGAGAAGACGCTTGCACCATGGTCGGGCAAGCCGGCAGGCGAACTCGACCGGTTCTATCGAGAGCATGGGTATATTCCCGCGTTGCGGGAGGGTGAGGAGGAGACCATCCCCGAGGTTCACGGCTTCGAGCGGAGACAGCCTGTTGCCGTTACACTGGGCACTGCCTACGATCAGTGGTGCCTGGCTCAACTGGCCAGGGAGCTGGGGCGGACAGAAGAGCATGACTATTTCATGAACTGTTCGTTCAATTACCGGAACCTTTTTCATCCCGAAACCAAGTTTTTCCATCCCAAGGACGACAGCGGTAATTTTATTCAACCCTTCGATTACCGCTTCTCGGGCGGGATGGGAGCCAGAGGCTATTACGGGGAGAATAACGGCTGGGTTTACCGCTGGGATGTGCAGCACAATATTCCCGACCTGATCGACCTGATGGGTGGGGCGGATGAATTTATAAGGAACCTCGACCAGATGTTTGCCGAACCCCTGGGAAAAAGTAAATATGAATTCTTTGCCCAGTTGCCCGACCATACGGGGAATGTTGGACAGTTTTCAATGGCAAACGAGCCGTCGCTCCATATTCCCTATCTCTATAACTATGCCGGTGCCCCCTGGAAGACGCAGAAACGGATCCGGGACCTGATCAGGCAATGGTTCAGAAACGATCTGATGGGATTGCCCGGCGATGAAGATGGGGGAGGCATGTCGTCGTTTGTGGTCTTCTCGCAAATGGGCTTCTATCCCGTTACGCCAGGACTCCCCGGCTACAGCATAGGCTCTCCCTTTTTTGACCGTGTCGAGATTGATCTCGGCAACGGAAAGATCTTTGAGATTGAAGCCCTAAACAACTCTCCTGAGAACAAATATATCCAGTCGGCTACCTTGAACGGAAAGGCACTGGACAGGAGCTGGATAGAGCATGAGGAGATTGCCGCGGGCGGGAGGCTGGTCTTTGTCATGGGAAACAGGCCCAACCGGGAGTGGGGCCTGGGTGAATGA
- the gltX gene encoding glutamate--tRNA ligase, with protein sequence MNRRTRVRFAPSPTGPLHIGGVRTALYNYLFAKQQEGDFILRIEDTDSNRFVPGAEAYIQEAFDWLGLPFDESPAKGGKFGPYRQSERKEIYKRYVTQLLDNKLAYIAFDTPEELEAKRNEIPNFQYDASTRLQMRNSLTLPAEEVARLIDSGTQYVVRIKIEPQIDITVNDLIRGEVVINSSVLDDKVIYKSADELPTYHLANVVDDHLMEITHVIRGEEWLPSAPLHVWLYNSLGWAETMPAFAHLPLLLKPEGNGKLSKRDGDRLGFPVFPLEWRDPKSGELSSGYRESGYLPEAVINFLAFLGWNPGTEQEIFSLEELVAAFSFERCSKSGAKFDFEKAKWFNHKHIQARPNEQLAEMFQPVLAEKNISCDMSYVANVIAVMKERINFVRELWDQVSFFFIAPVSYDEKTVRKRWKKESPAQLNELIGLLESIDDFSAGNQEKIVKQWIEEKGYHLGNIMNAFRLALVGESKGPQMFEISSLLGRQETIDRLRRAIEMIPAPEDQ encoded by the coding sequence ATGAACAGAAGAACAAGAGTACGTTTCGCCCCCAGCCCCACAGGGCCGCTTCATATTGGCGGGGTTCGCACCGCACTATACAACTACCTCTTTGCAAAACAGCAGGAGGGTGATTTTATTCTCCGGATTGAAGATACCGATTCAAACCGGTTTGTACCCGGTGCCGAAGCCTACATCCAGGAAGCTTTCGACTGGCTGGGATTACCATTTGACGAGAGTCCCGCCAAGGGAGGAAAATTCGGACCCTACCGGCAGTCGGAACGAAAAGAGATCTACAAGAGGTACGTCACGCAATTGCTTGACAACAAGCTGGCTTACATCGCCTTCGACACCCCCGAGGAGCTGGAGGCAAAACGTAATGAGATTCCCAATTTTCAATACGATGCCTCTACCCGGCTTCAGATGAGGAATTCACTGACACTGCCGGCTGAGGAGGTAGCGCGGCTGATCGACAGCGGCACCCAGTATGTGGTACGCATAAAGATCGAACCGCAGATCGACATTACCGTAAACGACCTGATCCGGGGTGAGGTGGTGATCAACTCGTCGGTGCTCGACGACAAGGTGATCTACAAATCGGCCGACGAACTGCCTACATACCATCTGGCCAACGTGGTGGACGACCACCTGATGGAGATCACGCACGTTATTCGGGGTGAGGAGTGGTTACCGTCTGCCCCCCTTCATGTATGGCTTTACAACAGTCTCGGCTGGGCAGAGACCATGCCGGCGTTTGCACACCTGCCGCTTCTCCTCAAACCTGAGGGCAACGGGAAGCTGAGTAAACGCGACGGTGACAGGCTCGGGTTCCCGGTCTTTCCGCTGGAATGGAGAGATCCTAAATCGGGCGAGCTATCATCTGGATACCGTGAAAGCGGCTATCTCCCGGAGGCGGTCATCAACTTCCTGGCCTTTCTGGGATGGAACCCCGGCACGGAACAGGAGATCTTCTCGCTCGAGGAACTGGTCGCAGCCTTTTCGTTCGAACGGTGTAGCAAGAGTGGCGCCAAATTCGACTTTGAAAAGGCCAAGTGGTTCAATCACAAGCATATTCAAGCCAGACCAAACGAACAGCTGGCAGAGATGTTCCAACCTGTTCTTGCCGAAAAAAATATCTCCTGTGACATGAGCTACGTGGCCAATGTTATCGCGGTGATGAAGGAGCGGATCAATTTTGTGAGAGAGCTATGGGATCAGGTTTCATTCTTCTTCATTGCACCGGTTTCATACGATGAGAAGACGGTCAGGAAACGGTGGAAAAAAGAGAGTCCGGCGCAGCTCAACGAATTGATCGGTCTACTGGAGAGTATTGATGACTTCTCTGCCGGGAATCAGGAGAAGATCGTGAAGCAGTGGATCGAGGAGAAGGGCTACCACCTCGGCAACATCATGAATGCTTTCCGGTTGGCCCTGGTGGGCGAGAGCAAGGGTCCCCAGATGTTCGAAATCTCCTCGTTATTGGGCAGGCAGGAGACCATCGATCGCCTGAGAAGAGCCATAGAGATGATTCCGGCACCGGAAGACCAGTAA
- a CDS encoding WbqC family protein produces MISPKNRRLPVPAPPPGGSGTLLLSALYLAPIEYYSHLFHARKVVVELHENYQKQSYRNRCNIVGANGLMPLSIPVEKPSAAECRMKDIRIADHGNWRHLHWNAIVSAYNSTPFFEYYADELHPFYEKRIEFLADFNLQLHQLICKWLRIDTPFELSSEYVAEVTADVNDYREAIHPKRPSRFTIRPYYQVFGRKLGFIQNASIIDLLFNMGNEARLWL; encoded by the coding sequence ATGATCTCTCCCAAAAATCGTCGTCTGCCGGTACCCGCTCCCCCTCCCGGAGGATCGGGTACTCTTTTGCTTTCAGCCCTCTACTTGGCACCCATCGAATACTACTCGCATCTCTTTCATGCCAGGAAAGTAGTTGTCGAACTGCACGAGAACTACCAGAAGCAATCCTACCGGAACCGATGCAACATTGTGGGGGCAAACGGTTTGATGCCGCTCAGTATCCCGGTGGAGAAGCCCTCAGCCGCAGAGTGCCGGATGAAGGATATCCGCATTGCCGACCATGGCAACTGGCGACACCTGCACTGGAATGCGATCGTTTCGGCATACAACTCCACCCCCTTCTTCGAATATTATGCCGACGAACTGCACCCTTTCTACGAAAAGAGAATTGAATTTCTCGCCGATTTCAATCTTCAACTGCACCAGCTCATCTGTAAATGGCTGCGAATTGATACCCCATTCGAGCTCTCCTCGGAATATGTAGCCGAAGTGACCGCAGATGTGAATGATTACAGAGAGGCCATCCATCCTAAACGGCCTTCCCGATTCACTATCCGCCCCTATTACCAGGTGTTTGGCCGGAAACTGGGGTTTATCCAGAATGCAAGCATCATCGACCTGCTGTTCAATATGGGCAATGAAGCCAGGTTATGGCTGTGA
- a CDS encoding DUF4372 domain-containing protein: MNKGKFVYAQIVEFLPQRVFDTIVLKYDGNRYVKHFTCWNQLLVMVFGQLTNRDSLRDLIVAIESERKRLFPVIETVSSFFISLAHFFLPL; the protein is encoded by the coding sequence ATGAACAAAGGCAAATTCGTGTATGCTCAGATTGTAGAATTTTTACCTCAGCGAGTTTTTGACACCATTGTCTTAAAGTATGATGGTAACAGATATGTAAAACATTTTACATGTTGGAATCAACTTCTTGTAATGGTGTTCGGGCAACTTACCAACCGTGACAGTTTACGTGATTTGATTGTGGCAATTGAATCTGAACGCAAGAGACTGTTTCCTGTGATCGAAACAGTCTCTTCTTTTTTTATATCTCTTGCTCATTTTTTCTTACCTTTGTAG